The Oleispira antarctica RB-8 genome contains the following window.
ACTCTTGCTCATGAGGCCCAGTACTGACATCGCTGGTTGTATTATTAAACTGTATTTTTTTTGTGCTTTTATTAAAAAATAATCCTGGCTGCCTATTGCCCGCATTACCTTTTTGAATAAACCCAGCCCAATCAGATACTGGAAGACTATCTAATCTAAAACGATAAATAAGGGTATATTGATCTTGAGTTGTACCTACTTGCAGTCCTGTATTTGATCCATCAATAGAAAATGAATCAGCATCACCGAGCTTGGCAAAATAGTCATTTGAATCATTTTTACGCGGAGTAATCTCGACCTGAGAGGTATTCAGAATAAGACTATGGCCATTACCACTCGCATCTAAACTAGGGTTGGTGTATTGATTAAAATCATAAGCTGCACGTAAAGGTGAGATGATTTTAATCGTCAGTATCGTCGTCGTCGTTGCGGGTGAATCTACATCGGCATCGGTAACTTGCAGCTGGATATCAAGATAATAATCATCATTTACCAAATCAACTTCAGGAATAGTGACGGTAGGTGTGTTTGCATCGATTAATATCGGTGTGATAACGGTATCCGTGCCAGTATTATTAGCCCCGACTCTCTGGTCAATAATCGTCCATTGATAGATTAGCCCAATATTATTACCTGTTTCTGGATCGATCGCCGTGACGGATAAATCAAAGCTTTGTTTTTCTGGAAACTCGCGACCTAATGATAATTCAATAACGGGCGACAAATTTACAATCGGTCCATTAGAAACCCACTCACCTTCTGTTTTAGCGTCATTCAAATTCATCCAAGCTTGGGTATTACCTGATAGCCTTAACGCTAGAGACAAGCGAGAGTTTTGATCGGCATCATGAGGTGCCGCAAACTGATAGTCCTTACCGAAGGCATCTTCACATGCAGCAAAGCCATCTTTCCATAAATCCGATGTTAAAGAAGCGGCTCCCACTAAAGCATTGGTGGCAACTTTCCATTCATAACCGTTTGTGCAGGCAAACCCTTGTTGCAACGATGCACCACCTGCATAGCACTGACCTGCTACCCAGTTCTTTTTACTATCGGTATTTAAGTTGAAATAACCGCAGTCTTCTGCGTCACCCTCGACCACATTATTCGACGTAACAAAGTCTTGAAATTGGCTTGAGGCTGTCCAAAACCCTTCACTCACTTGGTCGCTGTAGTTAATCCAAACAAACTTATTATCAGGTAATGCATCGACCATAGCCGACAATGCGCTATTTGAGACTGCTGAATTAGGCGGACGATATTCCGCGCTATCTGCTAGTTTTTTACAATAACCAAAGCCTAAAGCAGACTCTGCTTTTTTATCAGTCAGCTCCCACTGAGCATCCCCCGAAGAATTGTTACCAAGATAACACGCGTGGTATGCGACATAGCCATTACACGATTCAGCAATCCACTGACCCGAAGAGTTAATTAATGCACAGTCTGCGTTATTACGATTCGTTGGCTGCCCTTCACCCCACCAAGCTTGGCGGGTTTGATTAGAAATAAAGAATTCTTCAAAGGCTAAATCCGTTCGATTTAGCCAAACTTTATTATAATCAGCTGAAATACCTGTACCACCGACTGGCAGTGTCGCCGCTTTAATCCCATCATTTTCGATGCTATCACGAGGAACAGCATACAGCGCTTGAAGCCCTTGCTGCTCATCACACACAGCAAAGCCTGATCGCCATTCATCTTGCTCTTCGGTGATAAACCAAGCACCGGTATCATAACAAGCAAAAGAGTGCTTTTCTGAACAAGAAACGTCTTGCCATAACCCAGTATCACGGTGAATTAAAGTACAATCTGCAACCCCGCCTGAATCACTTGTATTGCCTAAATTACCACCAAACCAGTTGGTATATTCCGTTCTATTTCCCAGCCAATAATTTTCAGAAAGAGAAAAATTATTGATATTGGAATAGTAATACACCCATGTTCTTTTCTTAGCGGCGGTGATACCCGCAATCGCTCGGCCTAAATTTGTATCTTCGCCATCATTAACAGGAACGCTGAAAAAATAGGCAGGGCCAAAATTATTCTTACACAACGAGTCTGCTTTGATCGGATCCCAAGAATTGACAGATTTAGTCTTAGAGGCTGCATTGCCATCGAGTGGTTCACCTGGCTTAGTCGTTGTTCCTAATGCTTGTGCAACCTGCCACTCACTGCCGTTGTAACACGCATAATGAGCACCGACATAATCACAATCATCAACAGTCCAAGCCCCTGTGCTCGCGTCACTTTCGCGATAAACACAACCCTGCTCTGATTCATTCACGCCAGTAGTACCCAAGTCATCACGACTTAGCTTATAGGTTAAACCTGGATCATAAGAAAAAGCCAGGCTTGTAAAAAATATTGTTATTGCGCCCAAAGTAAAAGACAGCAGCATGTGTTTCTTAGCCAATAATATTTGCATTACTTAATGACCCTTAATATGTAAATAACTAACGGAATCAACGTGGATATTTTCAAACCCAGCGCTACCTATAATGGCACCATTAATATTGATATCTCTAAATGAAATAGCTCCCTGCGTGCCACCCAAAGAAATATTTAGATGTGAGTCACTACCAATACCTTCACCTTTCAACTTAATATCATTCAATCTAAAATCATCGAACTCTACTCGAGTAGAAATGTAATTTTTTCCAGCAGTATCATTCTTTACTGCATCGCCATCATTGCCAGTATCATAATCAAACTCGCCATCATCGATATAAGTAAAATAGAAGAAAGAGCCTGTTGGCATACCCGCTGTAAAAGCGAATTCGCCTTCATTAGTAAATTTGAACGTAATATCGGCGTTAGAAGCCAAAGTGAAGTCATTAATGGCTAATGAACCTACTCGACTATACTGGTTTTGCAACTGAGCCTCTGAAGATGCAGTACTGGATAATGGATCAACGGCGGCTAAACTACTGTCGTAATTAAACTGAAGCGCACCGAGTGATACATCCATAACATCAAAACTATTGAGTTTCATGACTAACTCACCAGTACCCGTCACATCAATATCAAATGAGAATGCGCTATCTTTAATCACTAGATCGCGTAACGAAAACGCCCCACCGCCGCCTTTTTCCAATGTTCCGTTAGCATTATCTTCATACCGAACTTCGCCAACAGTTACATCAGAGCTTGTGTTGATATCAATAGTAATTCCACTTTGACCCGACACAACCGAGAGATCAGAATCTTGCATCGGCAGTAGCGCAAAGCAATTAGTACTAAGGAGAAATGACATACAGATTGTTTTTTTCATAATTATTTTCCCTGTATCGTCAGATAACTATCAGGAGTCATCGTGTAGCCATTAACAACTAAACGCCCCATTGTCCCCAACTGATCACCAGCACGTACATTGCTTAATGTCATATCGCCAGTTTGAGTAATAACCCCAATATGCAGACCACCAATTTCTTCGCCGGCAGCGTTCTGCCCCGTTGTTAAATCAATTGAATTAGCAATACTAAAATTATTTAATGTCAGATCTCCACCAAACGTAAAATCATCAATACTTGCTAGATCATCATCACCATAGTCTATGTAGTCAAACCTCATAGAAAGTGTCTCTGGAAGATTCACCTCAAGCTGCAAGCCTTCCTCACCGCTTGCTCCACGAGCAAAGACATTTATATCGGTAATCCCACCATTATCATTAATATTGGTTAGTGCTAAACCACCAAATGAGTGCATTTGACCAACAATAGAATCTGCAGTCTGATCACCATTGACGTTAATTTGGTCGAACCTCAGATCTAGATCATTAATTTCAGTGATAGAGAGGGATAATCCTGACTTAGTACCACGAGTAACCAGGTCTAAAACCATCTTAATTGGCCTGTCAGTACCAGGGTTGATTGCATCATCGTTAGAGCCATCAGTATCAATACTGAAGTTCCTTATATTTAATGTATTACCCTCAGTCTCAAAATATGTTCTGCCGATGGTGCCTTTGAAGTTCAAATCTAAATCCATTCCACTCTGGCCAGAGACATGTCTTAGACTTTCCTCCTCAATACTCTGCATCGCATTAACCTGACTTACTGGCAGCACTAATAACAACCAAAAACAATTTATTAATCTTGTAGATAATTTCATAATCAATGCCCCATCACTTCTAAGTAGCTACCCGGTAGAACCTGCAAGTTCATTTTGATACTCCCTAAAACTTGTGCTGATGTATCGCCTACTGGTTTCAGTGTAATATCATTAATGCTCATACTTCCTCTGATACCACCACGGCCAGTATTTGGATCGCCCAGTGCTATAAATATCCCTTCATCATCACCAGAACGAACATTGATTGAACTGTCGCTAACATAAAAATAATTAGTCGTTGGATTACCTGCATCAGAAGCCAATGCATCAAAAGAGACAGTGGCATTAAACTCCTGCACATCGGTATCAGAGGTATCATAATAAACAAAATCAAATCCCGAGCCTGCGGCAAAATACGCATCAAAATTAATGGCCGACTCACCGGCAACATCTGGCGCTCCCAAAACAATGTAACCGCCCTCAGGAATAGTAAAGTTTTTAAGACTGATATCATTAATTACAGATTCGTTTAATCTGAAGTTTCTTATATTGACCTGACCGCCCGTAATCTCAGGTATACCAGCACGCAACCCTTTATCCGTTACGTCAAATGTCATTCCGGTGAATTCAATACCACCCGCATCGCATATGCCTCCGGAATAGCTTGAGCAATAATCAATCGTCATTGACAGCTCTGAACCGTCATCAGTGTAGTAAAGGTCGTAAGAAGTTTCTTTAGGAACGGAGATATCTAATGTAAAGCCTGATTCATCTGCAATATTATTGTTGTTCGAGTCGTATCCGCCAGCCCACACATCAACAACGAGAGGATCTACTCCACCTGTTGTAAGATGCCTCATACCGAAGCCGCCTACAGATTTTCCGTTAATTTTTAGAGTATCTACTGATAAATCAATGGGGAGCTCTTTATTGCTAAAACGAATACCGTTTCGCCCAGCTCGATCACCAGCACCAGCAATAATATCGACATCAATAACCTGCTGAGATCGAGTAGCAATATTGATGTCCGACATCGTGACACTGCCGTAATCATCTTCATCAAAATACTGAACACTATCAATTTGTATTTCATATTCGGAGCGTAAAATAACACCTTCCTGAGCAACCACATCAGACATACTAGAATCATCCAGTCGCTCTAACGCACTTACCATGAGTGGCATCATCAACAATGTAGTCAGGGCTCGGGCCGCCATGAGAACTCCTTTTTATATTTATTATTTTTATCTTATTGGTGTAACCACTCAAAGAGGAAGTGGCACACTGGTACGGAAAGATACCAGATGCAATACCAATGCGCCATTGGCTGCTCTTACATTTTGTTACGAAACAACACATTAGAGGCAAAGAGGATAATATTTCTCTTATAATTCAAAGACTTAGATGGATTTAAAGTTATTGTAAATAAAGGAACATTAAGTGAACACTTGTTGATTACGTGTAATAGATTATAAAGACCAATCAATCTCAGTCTTACTTTTATCGCTAAGATACTGATTTATAAGGGAAAAAGGTTTAGATCCAAAAAAACCACGGTAAGCAGATAGAGGAGAGGGATGAATACCTTTAAGTACTCGGTGCTTACTGTCATCAATAAGCGACGCTTTCTTCTGAGCGTAAGCGCCCCACAATACAAACACGACATTCTCACAATGTTCGGAAAGTAATTGGATAACCCGATCAGTAAAACTTTCCCAACCTTGCTTCTGATGCGACCCGGCGTTTTTTCGCTCAACCGTCAACATAGCATTCAATAGCAATACGCCCTGCTCAGCCCAACGGGTAAGATCACCACTTGTAGCAATAGGAATACCCAAATCAGTATTCAATTCTTTATAGATGTTCTTAAGTGAAGGTGGCAATTTGGTAACGTAGCCTGGTACTGAAAAACTTAAACCGTGAGATTGATTAGGGCCATGGTAAGGGTCTTGCCCTAGAATAACGACTTTCACATTCGAGAGTGGCGTTAGGTTAAACGCGGTAAAGATTTGATTTGCAGGTGGGTAGATTATCTTGCCCTGAGCTTGCTCCGCGGTAAGAAAGGTTTGCAGCGATTGCATGTAAGGTTGATCAAATTCAGCCTTTAGCAACCCCTGCCAGTCTTTAGGTAAGTGCGAAGCAGACAATTCAATACGCGCCTGAGGAGGAACTAACTCTTCAGTCGCCTGCTCATTACCAAACATATTGAATTGCTCTTTCATCACGCTACCTATTTGGTTTTATTAAAACTTAGTCTGTTTAACATTAACCCTGTTTAACAATAGGACGCATGTGTGGGAATAAGATAACATCCTTAATCGTTGGACTGTCAGTAAACAACATAACCAAACGGTCGATACCAATACCTTCACCCGCAGTAGGAGGCATGCCGTATTCTAGTGCTTGTATATAGTCAGCATCGTAATGCATGGCTTCATCATCACCGGCGTCTTTCTCGTCAACTTGCTTCAAGAAACGAGCTTTCTGGTCTTCTGCATCATTAAGCTCAGAGAAACCGTTCGCCAACTCGCGTCCGCCCACGAAGAACTCAAAACGGTCAGTAACAAACGAATTTTCATCGTTACGACGTGCCAATGGAGAAACTTCCCAAGGGTAAGCTGTGATAAACGTTGGCTGATCCAATTTCTCTTCAGCAGTTTCTTCGAATATTTCACACAACCACTTACCCGCGCCCCATGCAGACTGCTTATCATCTTCACGAATGCCAACCTGACGACCATAAGCAATCATTTGCTCTAGATTATTTTCAGGGTCGTTAATCACAGCCGCATCAAAATCAGGATTGTACATAAGCACTGCGTCGGCCATAGTTAAACGCGTAAACGGCTGATTGAAGTCATAAATAGTTTCACTAACCACATTGCCTTCAGCATCTTTCGTCGTGCTCTTAATATCGGTAGTTCCCAATACTTCAAGCGCCGCAGTACGTAGCATATCTTCAGTGATGTTCATTAGATCGTTATAGTCAGCATACGCCTGATAGAATTCGATCATGGTGAATTCTGGGTTATGGCGCGTCGAAAGACCTTCGTTACGGAAGTTACGGTTAATTTCGAACACACGCTCGAAACCACCCACAACCAAACGCTTCAAATAAAGCTCTGGGGCGATACGTAAATACATATCGATGTCTAACGCATTGTGATGCGTTTCGAAAGGCTTAGCCGTTGCGCCACCAGGAATTACCTGCAGCATTGGCGTTTCAACTTCCATGAAGTCACGATCCGCTAAATAACGGCGGATACTATTAACAATACCCGAGCGTACTTTAAACGTATTTCGCGTTTCTTCACTCATAATAAGATCAATATAACGCTGACGATACTTAACTTCTTGATCAGCCAAACCGTGGAATTTATCCGGTAATGGACGCAAAGACTTAGTAAGAATCTGGAAGTTTTCAACGGCCATTACTTCGCAGTACAACTCGCCTTTACCTGATTTACGTAACTGACCTTCAGCCGCTACGATATCGCCTATATCTAGGTTTTCCCAAGCTTTCGATTCTTTCTGTAGCTTCTTACCCACGTATATCTGGATAAAATCAGAACCGTCTTTAATACCGACGAATGGACCACCACGACGCATAACACGACCAGCAACCGAGATAGGCTTATCCAGCTCAACCAAGGCTTCTTTATCTAATTCGCCAAATTCTTTTTGCAAATCGCCCGCAAGGTGCTCACGATTAAAATCATTTGGGTGACCATTTGAAGAAGAACCTTCACGTAGTTTGTCTAATTTACTACGGCGCTCTGCAATCAGTTTGTTTTCTTCCAATGCCGATTCAGCATTGTTATTTTCAATTTCATTACTCATATTCTTGTCCGTCATGACTAGAGACCTTTCTTCAAACTGGCTTCAATAAATGGATCTAGGGCGCCGTCTAAAACGGCCCCTGTATTTCGGTTTTCTACACCTGTACGCAAATCTTTAATGCGTGAATCGTCCAATACATACGAACGAATCTGACTGCCCCAACCGATATCGGCTTTCGAGTCTTCTAGTACTTGCGATTCTGCATTACGAATTTTCATTTCATGCTCATACAGTTTTGCTTTCAACTGCTTCATCGCTTGATCTTTGTTCTTATGCTGCGAACGCTGATTCTGACACTGAGTCACGACGTTGGTCGGGATGTGCGTAATACGTACCGCAGATTCGGTGGTATTTACGTGCTGACCACCGGCGCCTGATGAGCGATACACATCTATGCGTAAGTCCGACGGATCAATATCGATCACAACGTTATCGTCAATTTCTGGCGAGACAAAAACAGAGGCGAAAGACGTATGGCGACGGCCACTCGAATCAAATGGCGACTTACGCACTAAGCGATGCACACCCGTTTCAGTACGCAACCAACCAAAGGCGTATTCGCCTTGAAAGTGAATCGTCGCGCCTTTAATACCCGCAACATCACCCGCAGTAACTTCAAGCAATTCAACTTTAAAGCCTTTCGCTTCACCCCAGCGTAAATACATACGCAAAATCATTTCCGCCCAATCTTGGGCCTCAGTACCGCCTGAACCCGACTGAATATCTAAATAAGCGTTATTCGGGTCCATCTCGTTAGAGAACATACGACGGAATTCAAGGACTGCTAGCTTAGTTTCTAAAGCATCAAGCTCAGCAACAATATCTTCGACCGCGCCTGCGTCGTCTTCTTCAACTGCCATCTCCAATAGATCTTGAGCATCATTACAGCCCATATCCAGGCTTTCAATGGTCTGAACCACCAGCTCTAAAGCAGAACGTTCACGCCCTAGATCTTGGGCTTTTTCAGGATCATCCCAAATAGCGGACTCCCCCAATATCAGTTCAACTTCTTCTAAACGCTCTTTTTTATGAGCATAGTCAAAGATACCCCCTAAGCATATCGGTGCGTGCGCTTAGGTCTTTGATGGTTTCGACGATCGGATTGATTTCCAAGGTGCGGCCTGTTTTCAGTTATCAATCATATACTCATAGCAGCATATGATTGATAGACAATTTAAAAATGGAGTGGCATTTTAAATTAAAGCTGCCTGTCATTCTATAGCTGCAGATAAAAAGCAGGCATAAAAAAAGCGGCCATCGTTAAATGGCCGCTTCTATATTTCTAATACAGACAAATACTTATTTAACCCCCAAGCACCTGAAAAGAACCATCAATGTAACGAATCACATAAACTCCGTCACGCTCTTCCCTTAAGCTACCCGTCACTAGACCTCTAAAGGTTAAATAAGCAATCGCATCACAATCTTCACCGTCTGTAGGCGTTGTTCCTCGGGCAAAGAAACCACATTTCTCTTCGCTTATTCCTGCACCATCAACGCTATTTAGCTTTTCAAGCTCGCGCTTACTATAGGGTGAATACGATACATTCGAACCTATTCCCGCAAAAACACCTTGCTTCAAGTTTTCATCATCGGTTCTCTGCATGACTTTAGTTTTATCCCCAGGTATAGGTCCATCAACAAAATTAACCCCAGCCCAAGCCATAACATATTCACCAGATTCGTTACCATCTGCATCGGTTCGATAGGCAACCGAATAACTTTCTGAATCACTCCCCACTGCAAGGTAAGGCAACCCGCTTCCATTTGGATTATTAATGACTTGGGTAGAATCAAAAGCCAATAAGGCATTCACATCGATCAGGTCGTGCGTTCTCCATACCAAGCTAATATCAAGTACAGACTCAGGTAAGTAGGAAGCTCCCGCTTGATTGACTAGGTTAGGCTTAAACTGCAAGCGCATACTATCAACGCCGAGAACTATCGGCTCCTCCATGATACCGGAGAATGAAGCCTCTTGAGTAAACGGTTCCAATACCCCCTCAGCATTATGAGGGTAATCAATTCGGTACGCACCGTGTCCGTTATATTCTCTTAGATTAAATAGATTTTTATTTTTTGCATAAACCTGATTAACAAAAGCATCTGGATTATCTTCGCCGTCATATTTATCTCTAAAAGGACATACAACTAAAACTCTTTGAAGATGATTACCGTCACTGTCCAGCACGGGTTCACCGTCATCATCCGTCATAGGTTTTGTATATCCATCCGTAGCCTCTAAATCGGCTTCATCTGCTGGTAGAGTGGTACAAATCAGGCCCCAATATTGGTCATCATCACTTGCTTTAGGATAAACAACATAACGCTCCAACCCACCGACTTCGTAATCTAATTCAATATATTTAACCTCAACAACGTCATTCAGGTCTTCACTGAATCCGCCATCACTATCCAACTTTGGCAGCTTCATTGTTCCTAAACGCGTAACCACCAACGGGAAGGGGCTTGCTTTACCCACTTCAAACCCTTCTCTAGGTTTAAAAAATGCTTCAAATGTTGGATACACAGTATCGGGGAAATAAGCGGTAGAACCTTGTCCTGAAACGAAGGATTCACTGGCGGAAGCTTCTAAATAAAAGAACGCATTATCTCTTAGCTCATCTGAGCCCTCTAGCGGACCTCTGCTTTGGCCACTGAGAATTAATGTCGCCTTAACATTAGCTAAATTATAACGCTTGCCTAACTTTTCGGTATCCGCCTTATTTTCAATAGCATCAGCTGGATCAATATTAGCGATCATTAACGCGGTAAGAAAGCCTGATACTGTCAGTTCGTTGCTTGTATTGCCTTGGGAGGGGTCATATAGCTTAAAACCAGGCATGACAAGTTCTATATAATCAGGAACTAGAGACTCATCTACCGAAGCACCGATACCTCCTGCTACTTTTTCAGGAGGCAGAGGTAATTTTTCTAAAGAACTTGGAAAAGAAAATCGTACACTGCTCCTAACACTCACCTCATCTTCGGGCGTGAAATCAGATAGTTCAAGTAATAATCCATCAAACTCTAAAACACCCTTCAAGAATAAGTCATGTGTATTTGTACTAGTGGACCCTTCAGGATTTAACTCATCAAAAACAAGCCCCTGAGTCAACTCGATATTTGTACCACCAGCCTGCACTATCGTTAATTTATTTTCGCTTGCTATAAATGTATTACCCTCAACACCGTGCCATTCACTTTGAGTATCACAAGCACCATAAGTACAAGACAGGTAGTATGCATTAATAGATAATATTTTTTGGAATATCGAATCAAGCTTAGGTGATAAACGACGAGCCTCGGCCGTTACTAAATCGGACGATGCCTTAATGCTATCTCTATACTCTTCTGTCGCAAAATTACTTTGCAGGTTACTCAGGTAATTCACCATGGCCTTGGTTTTAATGACAGCATCAGAGTAATCATCCACAAACTGTGGATGAATGACTGGTTTTGCATTGGTCAACCTCCGCTCAACCAAATCATCCATTTCATCTTTAAATCGGTTGATAACCAACGCAACTTCTGCTGGTACAGATCGATTAAGAGCTTGGTGGTAGTCGCGTACTTTCTCTAAGTTTATGTATGCAACCTCGTACCAGTTATACAAAGTCAATTCTTGAGTATTAGTCAGCTCCTCCTTCTCAAATAACTGCCCAGGATAATCATCTCCCTGATTATTCAAAAACTGACTAATGGTCTTTTGCTGAAAAGTAGAGCTGCCTTCTGATCTTTCATTATCATATTTTAATTCTAGCTGCTGCCAAGCAGCCAATAGTGCGCCGTAACGAATACTTTCTTCGATGGATGTCGAGGCGTTGACATTTAAGTTATGGAGAAGCGCTAAATTAGCAGGCTCGTTTGATAAAATATTACCTAAACCCACTACACTTGCAGTCTGAGAGTTACCCTTAACTATTCCATAATTACTATAATAATTAGAAGCGGGAACATCTCCTTCTGACTCGGTGGTAGCCAAGCTGTCATTAATATAGATAGTAGAACCTAAAATACTTGCCATTTCGGTAATGGGATTGATAACAACAAACTGACCTTCCGATACAGACTCTACCGCTGCAGACCATTGTTTACTGGTTTTTAAACTATAAAACTCACCAAAACCAACATGTAATTCGCCATCCACATTGCAACCTAGAGCTAATTGACAACTGGCTTTTGCAACCTTTTCGCTATCTGTTTCTGCATCAAACTCTGGAATCAATACGGTTATTACGTAAGGGCCTACATCACTCACATCAAGATTAAAATGATAACGTCCATATTCATCAACTGCCTTTACAAGAACATCTTCACTACCATCTTCAGTTAATGAAAATTTTCCATGCTTTCCTATAGGTCTGGCAGCTACATCCGCACCAATAACCGACGAGTTATTGACCACCCCAGAAAATCGTTTTATATCGCTACTCAGGGTTAAACTCTCAGTTCCAGAATTTCCACTGCAACCGGATAAAAAGATAACAACAAAAACACTTACAATTTTAAACTTTATACTCATAATCAATGACATTGCCCATATTATAATTATTGCTTACTACCTTAAACCATATTAACAACAGGTAGTACAAATCAATTTACTATTGTTTTACTCAGTTAATCCAATCCCATTCGTTCCAAACACAGACACAAAAAAAGCGGCCATCGGTAAATGGCCGCTTTTTGTTTCCACACTTAACTCACGCATAAACCCGTGAGTAAATTACAGTGTCATAACAAACTGCACTAGGTCAGCAGTTTCAGCGCTAGAACCTGCACACCATGGATGTGGCGTCGCTGGCATGCCAATAGGACCCGCAGTTCCCATTTCATCAGGGCCGTACTGCTGACGCATCTTCTGATAATCC
Protein-coding sequences here:
- the prfB gene encoding Peptide chain release factor 2 (RF-2); the protein is MGESAIWDDPEKAQDLGRERSALELVVQTIESLDMGCNDAQDLLEMAVEEDDAGAVEDIVAELDALETKLAVLEFRRMFSNEMDPNNAYLDIQSGSGGTEAQDWAEMILRMYLRWGEAKGFKVELLEVTAGDVAGIKGATIHFQGEYAFGWLRTETGVHRLVRKSPFDSSGRRHTSFASVFVSPEIDDNVVIDIDPSDLRIDVYRSSGAGGQHVNTTESAVRITHIPTNVVTQCQNQRSQHKNKDQAMKQLKAKLYEHEMKIRNAESQVLEDSKADIGWGSQIRSYVLDDSRIKDLRTGVENRNTGAVLDGALDPFIEASLKKGL
- the ung gene encoding Uracil-DNA glycosylase, translated to MKEQFNMFGNEQATEELVPPQARIELSASHLPKDWQGLLKAEFDQPYMQSLQTFLTAEQAQGKIIYPPANQIFTAFNLTPLSNVKVVILGQDPYHGPNQSHGLSFSVPGYVTKLPPSLKNIYKELNTDLGIPIATSGDLTRWAEQGVLLLNAMLTVERKNAGSHQKQGWESFTDRVIQLLSEHCENVVFVLWGAYAQKKASLIDDSKHRVLKGIHPSPLSAYRGFFGSKPFSLINQYLSDKSKTEIDWSL
- the lysU gene encoding Lysine-tRNA ligase, which gives rise to MTDKNMSNEIENNNAESALEENKLIAERRSKLDKLREGSSSNGHPNDFNREHLAGDLQKEFGELDKEALVELDKPISVAGRVMRRGGPFVGIKDGSDFIQIYVGKKLQKESKAWENLDIGDIVAAEGQLRKSGKGELYCEVMAVENFQILTKSLRPLPDKFHGLADQEVKYRQRYIDLIMSEETRNTFKVRSGIVNSIRRYLADRDFMEVETPMLQVIPGGATAKPFETHHNALDIDMYLRIAPELYLKRLVVGGFERVFEINRNFRNEGLSTRHNPEFTMIEFYQAYADYNDLMNITEDMLRTAALEVLGTTDIKSTTKDAEGNVVSETIYDFNQPFTRLTMADAVLMYNPDFDAAVINDPENNLEQMIAYGRQVGIREDDKQSAWGAGKWLCEIFEETAEEKLDQPTFITAYPWEVSPLARRNDENSFVTDRFEFFVGGRELANGFSELNDAEDQKARFLKQVDEKDAGDDEAMHYDADYIQALEYGMPPTAGEGIGIDRLVMLFTDSPTIKDVILFPHMRPIVKQG